The following coding sequences lie in one bacterium genomic window:
- a CDS encoding tetratricopeptide repeat protein has product MHRTFLATLLTVLTATSTFAGVALTSARIYKKQGEIAKSIQFYDEAVVEEPGNADVLFERGEILGLIAMDDEQVGLRKKLAGDAVDPQRALLERMVTDFDAVRSMSDDKKAKKLIKKIDTLLQDYWWEFYSKAVATDSAYRANAQSFENNERTAIADRIGLKEDVKAVFLSDDEAADSIFSAFQTRVLETGLEAAQTSIMLDPKHWSSRFVFAQLLGFKVKDDQYVKAWNEALEALENSNLKSEEPENYKTNREYARLQLIQYFYASEDYVNTLAIADKMLADDPGSIEAVQYKAFSLATMANEQSLTESSRDSLKRVALRALDMAKESNPSDENILYYIGQFNLQLKDTAAALQAFDEYLTRSPADRDVLFTQGLIYLEGDKFGDWNKAAEKFGTIKDNDPDDGAAWINYGIALIRLGKNEEGATAVKKGEKLSGN; this is encoded by the coding sequence ATGCATCGTACTTTCTTAGCAACACTTCTTACAGTCTTAACCGCGACATCCACATTTGCGGGAGTCGCGCTAACGTCGGCGCGGATCTACAAGAAACAAGGCGAAATTGCCAAATCAATTCAGTTTTATGATGAGGCTGTCGTCGAGGAACCGGGCAATGCAGACGTACTCTTTGAGCGCGGTGAAATACTTGGTCTGATTGCAATGGATGACGAGCAGGTTGGTTTACGAAAGAAGCTTGCTGGTGATGCAGTAGATCCGCAACGCGCGTTGCTCGAACGAATGGTGACTGATTTTGACGCAGTTCGCAGCATGAGTGATGACAAGAAGGCAAAGAAGCTGATCAAGAAGATCGATACGCTGCTTCAGGACTATTGGTGGGAATTCTATAGTAAGGCTGTGGCGACCGACTCAGCTTACCGGGCAAATGCGCAATCATTTGAGAATAATGAGCGAACTGCCATAGCAGATCGAATTGGCCTAAAAGAGGATGTCAAAGCAGTCTTCCTGAGCGACGATGAGGCTGCCGATTCGATATTCTCTGCTTTTCAAACCCGAGTCTTGGAAACAGGATTGGAAGCAGCGCAAACATCCATAATGCTTGATCCGAAGCACTGGAGCAGTCGCTTTGTGTTCGCACAATTGCTTGGATTCAAGGTCAAGGATGACCAATACGTTAAAGCTTGGAATGAGGCGCTTGAGGCTCTTGAGAACTCAAATTTGAAGTCAGAGGAACCGGAGAATTACAAAACGAATCGAGAGTATGCTCGTCTTCAGTTGATTCAGTATTTTTATGCCTCCGAAGATTATGTGAATACTTTGGCTATTGCTGATAAAATGCTTGCGGATGACCCCGGTTCAATCGAAGCCGTGCAGTATAAGGCTTTCTCGCTCGCAACCATGGCCAACGAGCAAAGTCTGACAGAATCTTCACGGGATTCGCTAAAGCGCGTTGCGTTAAGGGCGCTGGACATGGCTAAGGAATCGAACCCGAGCGATGAGAACATTCTATACTATATTGGGCAGTTCAATCTCCAACTTAAGGACACGGCCGCTGCACTTCAGGCCTTCGATGAGTATTTGACCAGATCGCCCGCTGATCGCGATGTGCTGTTTACTCAAGGCCTAATTTATCTTGAAGGTGACAAATTTGGTGATTGGAATAAGGCAGCTGAGAAGTTCGGTACTATCAAGGACAATGATCCGGATGATGGGGCTGCATGGATTAA